One window of Salmo salar chromosome ssa11, Ssal_v3.1, whole genome shotgun sequence genomic DNA carries:
- the LOC106562039 gene encoding probable C-mannosyltransferase DPY19L3 isoform X2, with product MTALRQRKGSKGSKEPGPEVLNQRFNPSAEPLERSSDGVWTWRTVLWVAIGWIVGISLGMLCCIYVATLHENDLWFSNIKEVEREISFRTECGLYYSYYKQMLRAPSIQQGLSELISDNATESKRTINLLRRMNIYQEVFLGVLYRILPIQAYLEPVYFYIYTVFSLQAVYVIALFITSWLLSGSWLAGALTGVWYILNRVDTTRVEFTVSLRENWSLPFFALQIAAITCYLRPHLKPIQQKVVLWLMFLATLCFCLTWQFNQFILLVQALIIFTLDCLDLISTEQVTCLYLVQVSSLLSVWLLQFCNSMILGSLALSFIVAALFVKHFQRGLKTGGLAARLGKLLLHTVLVLALTFTIHYLAKQALQLRSDEHIFKFIKSKFGLGPTRDFDASLYLCEEAFGLLPLDTFDRLAGTLLAYPYLVTLIVLLVMLALVTLANLCDSSAVGRPPKGRCEARPICMRADVAYNLLHTVFFGLLALGTMRMKYLWTGHMCAFAAYGVCGKELWSLCLNMIHCNTKTKLRLIRYTLPLVILCFLYYKFWPKLMTELSELREFYDPDTVELMTWISSKTPKKAVFAGSMQLLAGIKLCTGRVLTNHPHYEDRALRERTRQVYQIYAHQSPEEVHGILRTAGADFVVMEDSICYERRHGRGCRLRDLLDLANGHIMDGPGDNDPDLVHASHPRFCESVKTDGPAYTALFTRVFQNKTFHVYKLRRGKKRAKADREPVAMQD from the exons GCGTATGGACATGGAGGACAGTGCTATGGGTTGCCATAGGTTGGATTGTGGGAATTAGTCTTGGCATGCTGTGCTGCATCTATGTGGCTACGCTCCACGAAAATGACCTGTGGTTTTCCAACATTAAG GAAGTTGAGCGTGAAATATCCTTTCGGACAGAATGTGGCCTGTACTACTCGTACTATAAACAGATGTTGAGAGCTCCCTCCATACAGCAAG GTCTTTCAGAGCTCATCAGTGATAATGCCACTGAATCCAAGAGAACCATCAACCTCCTGCGACGCATGAACATCTATCAGGAAGTGTTCCTAGGTGTTCTCTATAGGATTCTACCCATACAG gcCTACCTGGAGCCAGTGTATTTCTATATCTACACCGTGTTTTCTCTCCAAGCGGTGTATGTTATAGCCCTATTCATCACCAGCTGGCTGCTCAGTGGTTCCTGGCTAGCAGGGGCTCTCACTGGAGTCTGGTACATCCTCAACAG AGTGGACACAACGCGGGTGGAGTTCACCGTCTCTCTCAGGGAGAACTGGTCCCTGCCCTTCTTCGCTCTCCAGATAGCTGCCATCACTTGCTACCTGAGGCCTCACCTCAAACCCATCCAGCAG AAGGTGGTGTTGTGGCTGATGTTCCTGGCCACGTTGTGTTTCTGCCTCACCTGGCAGTTTAATCAGTTCATCCTGCTGGTTCAGGCTCTCATCATCTTCACCCTGGATTGTCTGGACCTCATCTCCACAGAACAG GTGACCTGCCTGTACCTAGTCCAGGTAAGCAGCCTGCTGTCCGTGTGGCTGCTGCAGTTCTGTAACTCCATGATCCTGGGCTCTCTGGCTCTCAGCTTCATTGTGGCCGCTCTCTTTGTCAAGCACTTCCAG AGAGGGCTGAAGACCGGAGGTCTCGCAGCGCGGCTGGGAAAGCTGCTCCTTCACACCGTCCTCGTCCTTGCACTAACGTTCACTATTCATTATTTAGCCAAG CAAGCATTGCAGCTCCGATCTGATGAACACATCTTTAAATTCATAAAGTCCAAATTTGGCTTGGGCCCTACGAG AGATTTTGATGCCAGTCTGTACCTATGTGAGGAAGCCTTTGGGCTGCTTCCCTTGGACACGTTTGACCGCTTGGCTGGCACTCTGCTGGCATACCCTTACCTCGTCACCCTGATTGTGCTCCTGGTGATGCTGGCGCTGGTAACACTGGCCAACCTCTG tgATTCTTCAGCGGTCGGGCGGCCGCCGAAAGGCCGATGCGAGGCGCGGCCGATCTGTATGCGGGCAGATGTCGCCTACAATCTGTTACACACCGTCTTCTTCGGCCTCCTGGCGCTCGGCACCATGAG aatgAAATATCTGTGGACTGGCCATATGTGTGCCTTTGCTGCCTATGGCGTGTGTGGCAAGGAGCTGTGGTCCCTCTGCCTTAACATGATTCACTGTAACACTAAAACAAAG CTGAGGCTGATCAGGTACACGCTTCCACTTGTCATTCTGTGTTTTCTATATTACAAG TTCTGGCCCAAACTGATGACGGAATTATCAGAACTGAGAGAATTCTACGACCCTGACACCGTTGAGCTGATGACCTGGATTAG CTCAAAGACCCCCAAGAAGGCGGTGTTTGCTGGCAGCATGCAGCTGCTGGCTGGGATCAAACTGTGCACAGGGAGAGTCCTGACTAACCACCCACACTATGAAGACCGAGCTCTgagagagaggaccagacag GTGTATCAGATCTACGCCCATCAATCCCCAGAGGAGGTCCACGGGATTCTGCGCACGGCGGGGGCTGATTTCGTGGTGATGGAGGACAGCATCTGCTACGAGAGGAGGCATGGCCGGGGCTGCAGGCTCCGAGACCTGCTGGATCTGGCCAACGGACAT ATCATGGATGGCCCTGGGGACAACGACCCAGACTTGGTCCACGCCTCCCACCCTCGCTTCTGTGAGTCCGTCAAGACAGACGGCCCTGCCTACACAGCCCTCTTCACCCGCGTGTTCCAAAACAAGACCTTCCACGTCTACAAGCTGAGGAGGGGCAAGAAGAGAGCCAAGGCCGACAGAGAGCCGGTGGCCATGCAGGATTAA
- the LOC106562039 gene encoding probable C-mannosyltransferase DPY19L3 isoform X1, whose amino-acid sequence MEIRKRGLSKLESYWGISQDDVSAESCGEARGGLRVSEREDSGRDSQNWYRLSIPPLWPWQTVVIAAGLVLAVLTGLAHAWCVYSIHENLLWFSHLKEVEREISFRTECGLYYSYYKQMLRAPSIQQGLSELISDNATESKRTINLLRRMNIYQEVFLGVLYRILPIQAYLEPVYFYIYTVFSLQAVYVIALFITSWLLSGSWLAGALTGVWYILNRVDTTRVEFTVSLRENWSLPFFALQIAAITCYLRPHLKPIQQKVVLWLMFLATLCFCLTWQFNQFILLVQALIIFTLDCLDLISTEQVTCLYLVQVSSLLSVWLLQFCNSMILGSLALSFIVAALFVKHFQRGLKTGGLAARLGKLLLHTVLVLALTFTIHYLAKQALQLRSDEHIFKFIKSKFGLGPTRDFDASLYLCEEAFGLLPLDTFDRLAGTLLAYPYLVTLIVLLVMLALVTLANLCDSSAVGRPPKGRCEARPICMRADVAYNLLHTVFFGLLALGTMRMKYLWTGHMCAFAAYGVCGKELWSLCLNMIHCNTKTKLRLIRYTLPLVILCFLYYKFWPKLMTELSELREFYDPDTVELMTWISSKTPKKAVFAGSMQLLAGIKLCTGRVLTNHPHYEDRALRERTRQVYQIYAHQSPEEVHGILRTAGADFVVMEDSICYERRHGRGCRLRDLLDLANGHIMDGPGDNDPDLVHASHPRFCESVKTDGPAYTALFTRVFQNKTFHVYKLRRGKKRAKADREPVAMQD is encoded by the exons ATGGAAATACGCAAGAGAGGACTGAGCAAGCTGGAGAGTTACTGGGGCATCTCTCAAGATGATGTGTCTGCTGAAAGTTGTGGTGAAGCAAGAGGGGGTTTAAGGGTCAGTGAAAGGGAAGACTCTGGGAGAGATTCCCAGAATTGGTACCGTCTGAGCATTCCACCTCTGTGGCCTTGGCAgactgttgtcatagcagcaggGTTGGTATTGGCTGTGCTGACTGGGCTGGCTCATGCCTGGTGTGTTTACTCCATACATGAGAACCTGCTGTGGTTTTCTCACCTCAAG GAAGTTGAGCGTGAAATATCCTTTCGGACAGAATGTGGCCTGTACTACTCGTACTATAAACAGATGTTGAGAGCTCCCTCCATACAGCAAG GTCTTTCAGAGCTCATCAGTGATAATGCCACTGAATCCAAGAGAACCATCAACCTCCTGCGACGCATGAACATCTATCAGGAAGTGTTCCTAGGTGTTCTCTATAGGATTCTACCCATACAG gcCTACCTGGAGCCAGTGTATTTCTATATCTACACCGTGTTTTCTCTCCAAGCGGTGTATGTTATAGCCCTATTCATCACCAGCTGGCTGCTCAGTGGTTCCTGGCTAGCAGGGGCTCTCACTGGAGTCTGGTACATCCTCAACAG AGTGGACACAACGCGGGTGGAGTTCACCGTCTCTCTCAGGGAGAACTGGTCCCTGCCCTTCTTCGCTCTCCAGATAGCTGCCATCACTTGCTACCTGAGGCCTCACCTCAAACCCATCCAGCAG AAGGTGGTGTTGTGGCTGATGTTCCTGGCCACGTTGTGTTTCTGCCTCACCTGGCAGTTTAATCAGTTCATCCTGCTGGTTCAGGCTCTCATCATCTTCACCCTGGATTGTCTGGACCTCATCTCCACAGAACAG GTGACCTGCCTGTACCTAGTCCAGGTAAGCAGCCTGCTGTCCGTGTGGCTGCTGCAGTTCTGTAACTCCATGATCCTGGGCTCTCTGGCTCTCAGCTTCATTGTGGCCGCTCTCTTTGTCAAGCACTTCCAG AGAGGGCTGAAGACCGGAGGTCTCGCAGCGCGGCTGGGAAAGCTGCTCCTTCACACCGTCCTCGTCCTTGCACTAACGTTCACTATTCATTATTTAGCCAAG CAAGCATTGCAGCTCCGATCTGATGAACACATCTTTAAATTCATAAAGTCCAAATTTGGCTTGGGCCCTACGAG AGATTTTGATGCCAGTCTGTACCTATGTGAGGAAGCCTTTGGGCTGCTTCCCTTGGACACGTTTGACCGCTTGGCTGGCACTCTGCTGGCATACCCTTACCTCGTCACCCTGATTGTGCTCCTGGTGATGCTGGCGCTGGTAACACTGGCCAACCTCTG tgATTCTTCAGCGGTCGGGCGGCCGCCGAAAGGCCGATGCGAGGCGCGGCCGATCTGTATGCGGGCAGATGTCGCCTACAATCTGTTACACACCGTCTTCTTCGGCCTCCTGGCGCTCGGCACCATGAG aatgAAATATCTGTGGACTGGCCATATGTGTGCCTTTGCTGCCTATGGCGTGTGTGGCAAGGAGCTGTGGTCCCTCTGCCTTAACATGATTCACTGTAACACTAAAACAAAG CTGAGGCTGATCAGGTACACGCTTCCACTTGTCATTCTGTGTTTTCTATATTACAAG TTCTGGCCCAAACTGATGACGGAATTATCAGAACTGAGAGAATTCTACGACCCTGACACCGTTGAGCTGATGACCTGGATTAG CTCAAAGACCCCCAAGAAGGCGGTGTTTGCTGGCAGCATGCAGCTGCTGGCTGGGATCAAACTGTGCACAGGGAGAGTCCTGACTAACCACCCACACTATGAAGACCGAGCTCTgagagagaggaccagacag GTGTATCAGATCTACGCCCATCAATCCCCAGAGGAGGTCCACGGGATTCTGCGCACGGCGGGGGCTGATTTCGTGGTGATGGAGGACAGCATCTGCTACGAGAGGAGGCATGGCCGGGGCTGCAGGCTCCGAGACCTGCTGGATCTGGCCAACGGACAT ATCATGGATGGCCCTGGGGACAACGACCCAGACTTGGTCCACGCCTCCCACCCTCGCTTCTGTGAGTCCGTCAAGACAGACGGCCCTGCCTACACAGCCCTCTTCACCCGCGTGTTCCAAAACAAGACCTTCCACGTCTACAAGCTGAGGAGGGGCAAGAAGAGAGCCAAGGCCGACAGAGAGCCGGTGGCCATGCAGGATTAA
- the LOC106562039 gene encoding probable C-mannosyltransferase DPY19L3 isoform X3, with amino-acid sequence MEVEREISFRTECGLYYSYYKQMLRAPSIQQGLSELISDNATESKRTINLLRRMNIYQEVFLGVLYRILPIQAYLEPVYFYIYTVFSLQAVYVIALFITSWLLSGSWLAGALTGVWYILNRVDTTRVEFTVSLRENWSLPFFALQIAAITCYLRPHLKPIQQKVVLWLMFLATLCFCLTWQFNQFILLVQALIIFTLDCLDLISTEQVTCLYLVQVSSLLSVWLLQFCNSMILGSLALSFIVAALFVKHFQRGLKTGGLAARLGKLLLHTVLVLALTFTIHYLAKQALQLRSDEHIFKFIKSKFGLGPTRDFDASLYLCEEAFGLLPLDTFDRLAGTLLAYPYLVTLIVLLVMLALVTLANLCDSSAVGRPPKGRCEARPICMRADVAYNLLHTVFFGLLALGTMRMKYLWTGHMCAFAAYGVCGKELWSLCLNMIHCNTKTKLRLIRYTLPLVILCFLYYKFWPKLMTELSELREFYDPDTVELMTWISSKTPKKAVFAGSMQLLAGIKLCTGRVLTNHPHYEDRALRERTRQVYQIYAHQSPEEVHGILRTAGADFVVMEDSICYERRHGRGCRLRDLLDLANGHIMDGPGDNDPDLVHASHPRFCESVKTDGPAYTALFTRVFQNKTFHVYKLRRGKKRAKADREPVAMQD; translated from the exons GAAGTTGAGCGTGAAATATCCTTTCGGACAGAATGTGGCCTGTACTACTCGTACTATAAACAGATGTTGAGAGCTCCCTCCATACAGCAAG GTCTTTCAGAGCTCATCAGTGATAATGCCACTGAATCCAAGAGAACCATCAACCTCCTGCGACGCATGAACATCTATCAGGAAGTGTTCCTAGGTGTTCTCTATAGGATTCTACCCATACAG gcCTACCTGGAGCCAGTGTATTTCTATATCTACACCGTGTTTTCTCTCCAAGCGGTGTATGTTATAGCCCTATTCATCACCAGCTGGCTGCTCAGTGGTTCCTGGCTAGCAGGGGCTCTCACTGGAGTCTGGTACATCCTCAACAG AGTGGACACAACGCGGGTGGAGTTCACCGTCTCTCTCAGGGAGAACTGGTCCCTGCCCTTCTTCGCTCTCCAGATAGCTGCCATCACTTGCTACCTGAGGCCTCACCTCAAACCCATCCAGCAG AAGGTGGTGTTGTGGCTGATGTTCCTGGCCACGTTGTGTTTCTGCCTCACCTGGCAGTTTAATCAGTTCATCCTGCTGGTTCAGGCTCTCATCATCTTCACCCTGGATTGTCTGGACCTCATCTCCACAGAACAG GTGACCTGCCTGTACCTAGTCCAGGTAAGCAGCCTGCTGTCCGTGTGGCTGCTGCAGTTCTGTAACTCCATGATCCTGGGCTCTCTGGCTCTCAGCTTCATTGTGGCCGCTCTCTTTGTCAAGCACTTCCAG AGAGGGCTGAAGACCGGAGGTCTCGCAGCGCGGCTGGGAAAGCTGCTCCTTCACACCGTCCTCGTCCTTGCACTAACGTTCACTATTCATTATTTAGCCAAG CAAGCATTGCAGCTCCGATCTGATGAACACATCTTTAAATTCATAAAGTCCAAATTTGGCTTGGGCCCTACGAG AGATTTTGATGCCAGTCTGTACCTATGTGAGGAAGCCTTTGGGCTGCTTCCCTTGGACACGTTTGACCGCTTGGCTGGCACTCTGCTGGCATACCCTTACCTCGTCACCCTGATTGTGCTCCTGGTGATGCTGGCGCTGGTAACACTGGCCAACCTCTG tgATTCTTCAGCGGTCGGGCGGCCGCCGAAAGGCCGATGCGAGGCGCGGCCGATCTGTATGCGGGCAGATGTCGCCTACAATCTGTTACACACCGTCTTCTTCGGCCTCCTGGCGCTCGGCACCATGAG aatgAAATATCTGTGGACTGGCCATATGTGTGCCTTTGCTGCCTATGGCGTGTGTGGCAAGGAGCTGTGGTCCCTCTGCCTTAACATGATTCACTGTAACACTAAAACAAAG CTGAGGCTGATCAGGTACACGCTTCCACTTGTCATTCTGTGTTTTCTATATTACAAG TTCTGGCCCAAACTGATGACGGAATTATCAGAACTGAGAGAATTCTACGACCCTGACACCGTTGAGCTGATGACCTGGATTAG CTCAAAGACCCCCAAGAAGGCGGTGTTTGCTGGCAGCATGCAGCTGCTGGCTGGGATCAAACTGTGCACAGGGAGAGTCCTGACTAACCACCCACACTATGAAGACCGAGCTCTgagagagaggaccagacag GTGTATCAGATCTACGCCCATCAATCCCCAGAGGAGGTCCACGGGATTCTGCGCACGGCGGGGGCTGATTTCGTGGTGATGGAGGACAGCATCTGCTACGAGAGGAGGCATGGCCGGGGCTGCAGGCTCCGAGACCTGCTGGATCTGGCCAACGGACAT ATCATGGATGGCCCTGGGGACAACGACCCAGACTTGGTCCACGCCTCCCACCCTCGCTTCTGTGAGTCCGTCAAGACAGACGGCCCTGCCTACACAGCCCTCTTCACCCGCGTGTTCCAAAACAAGACCTTCCACGTCTACAAGCTGAGGAGGGGCAAGAAGAGAGCCAAGGCCGACAGAGAGCCGGTGGCCATGCAGGATTAA